From Chryseobacterium salivictor, a single genomic window includes:
- a CDS encoding type IV secretion system DNA-binding domain-containing protein produces the protein MQEQQNQIKIYSFFQKMVYFIVALDCATLFFLSAKIPVVSELLGNFSKMGIFYPPLNAKFATVILIALVAVGTKAKKKIDLNIAENIILPILVGLAMMFGSLLLTSKAGNNTLPNILPHLNLYQVLYTLLSFIGALIAQVGADSISKLMQQKMGKDRWNIEEESFAQNQELVETDTSINIPYLFRFNKRINKGWININPFRGTMIIGTPGSGKSFGVINPAIRQMIAKGFCLCIYDFKFPDLGQIAYYHHLIKKKNDSEYTHDFHVINLNDVEKSKRVNPFKKEYVKTLAEAQEMAEAMVSSLQKGGSSGGGGSEAFFTQSAINFLSSCIYFFATFENGKYSDLPHILAFMNKSYKEIFDTLFTHEELESLLSPFKTAYDNKAFDQLEGQIGTLKIFLSRLATKESFWVFSGDEVEMKITDKENPSIMILASDPGTQDINSALYSAVLNRTLRLVNSKHNLPGAIIADEFPTIYIHKIDNVVATARSNRVAVMLGLQELPQLRQFYKKEIADTISAIVGNIFSGSARDKNTLDWLEKMFGKIKQKTFSQSISQQGTTTSINEKMDFMIPAGKIAALRTGEMVGIIAQGEENDTEEFKTSSINGKINLDMAKIKEEEQNYVKMPIYYSFVDKKGDDRKEEVLMTNYRKINKEVELIVNEMIKA, from the coding sequence ATGCAAGAACAACAAAACCAAATCAAAATCTATAGCTTTTTCCAAAAGATGGTTTATTTCATCGTCGCTTTGGATTGTGCTACTTTATTTTTTCTTTCTGCAAAAATTCCTGTGGTATCAGAACTTTTGGGAAATTTCTCAAAAATGGGAATTTTCTACCCACCACTAAATGCAAAGTTTGCAACAGTGATTTTGATTGCACTGGTTGCGGTAGGAACTAAAGCGAAGAAAAAAATAGATTTGAATATTGCAGAAAATATCATTTTGCCAATTCTTGTTGGACTTGCAATGATGTTTGGCTCTTTGCTTTTAACTTCTAAAGCTGGAAATAATACTCTTCCAAACATTCTCCCTCATTTGAATTTATATCAAGTTCTATATACTCTTTTGTCATTTATAGGAGCATTAATAGCACAAGTAGGTGCGGATAGTATTTCAAAACTAATGCAGCAAAAGATGGGTAAAGACCGTTGGAATATTGAAGAAGAAAGTTTTGCGCAAAATCAAGAATTGGTGGAAACCGATACCTCGATTAACATTCCTTATTTATTCAGATTCAATAAAAGAATCAATAAAGGTTGGATAAATATTAATCCGTTTCGCGGAACAATGATTATTGGAACTCCTGGTTCCGGAAAATCATTTGGGGTGATTAATCCGGCAATCCGCCAAATGATTGCTAAAGGATTTTGCCTTTGTATTTATGATTTTAAATTTCCCGACTTAGGGCAAATTGCTTACTATCATCATCTTATAAAAAAGAAAAATGATTCTGAATACACGCATGATTTTCATGTTATCAACCTTAATGATGTTGAAAAATCGAAAAGAGTAAACCCTTTTAAAAAGGAATATGTTAAAACCTTAGCGGAAGCACAGGAAATGGCAGAAGCAATGGTTTCGTCATTGCAAAAAGGAGGTTCAAGTGGCGGTGGCGGATCCGAAGCATTCTTTACCCAATCTGCAATCAACTTCCTTTCGTCTTGCATTTATTTCTTTGCAACATTTGAAAACGGAAAATATTCTGATTTACCGCATATTTTGGCTTTTATGAATAAAAGCTACAAAGAAATTTTCGATACCCTTTTTACGCATGAGGAATTGGAATCTTTGTTATCTCCTTTTAAAACAGCTTATGACAACAAAGCATTTGACCAATTAGAAGGACAAATTGGAACGTTGAAGATTTTTCTTTCCCGATTGGCGACTAAAGAAAGTTTTTGGGTTTTCTCTGGTGATGAAGTTGAAATGAAAATTACAGACAAAGAAAATCCATCCATCATGATTTTGGCTTCTGATCCGGGAACTCAAGATATTAATTCTGCTTTGTATTCAGCTGTTTTGAACAGGACATTACGTTTGGTTAATTCCAAACACAATTTACCAGGAGCAATTATTGCGGACGAATTTCCGACCATCTACATTCATAAAATTGATAATGTAGTAGCAACCGCTCGAAGTAACAGAGTTGCGGTAATGCTTGGTTTGCAAGAATTGCCACAGCTGAGACAATTTTATAAAAAAGAAATTGCAGATACCATTTCTGCCATTGTCGGGAATATTTTTTCCGGTTCTGCGAGAGATAAAAACACTTTGGATTGGTTAGAAAAAATGTTTGGAAAAATCAAACAAAAAACATTCTCTCAATCCATTTCACAACAAGGAACTACAACCAGTATCAATGAAAAGATGGATTTTATGATTCCCGCAGGAAAAATAGCAGCTCTAAGAACTGGGGAAATGGTAGGGATTATTGCTCAAGGTGAAGAAAACGATACTGAAGAATTTAAAACTTCGTCGATCAATGGAAAAATTAATCTTGATATGGCAAAAATCAAAGAAGAAGAACAAAATTATGTGAAAATGCCCATCTACTATTCTTTTGTTGATAAAAAAGGAGATGATCGCAAGGAGGAAGTTCTGATGACCAATTACCGGAAAATCAACAAAGAAGTGGAACTCATCGTAAATGAAATGATAAAAGCTTAA
- the traN gene encoding conjugative transposon protein TraN, protein MKNLLFGLFLFSATTVFAQTETPEKRLNDLPQIDITEGVSLHIISPEPIQFVDLSTANLTGDLPAENIARVKITDEPEKGSEANNKVIDKNNLGIITIVCQSFMVQYKVNYLNYKKDAVANIQIQPEDMQPLEFPKMAFSKIELHKFSLDIIRNKKINKPIREAKDLKLTMQINNVYVVNDYIFLDMTFSNSSNLGYDIDGLNFSVEDKKIYKATNNQSIEIKPVFQLFNQKQFKKNYRNIYVFKKFTYPNSKVLKIRLIEEQLSGRTIEMTVKYSDILNADTF, encoded by the coding sequence ATGAAAAATTTACTCTTTGGATTATTCCTTTTTTCTGCAACAACAGTTTTTGCACAAACAGAAACTCCCGAAAAACGTTTAAATGATCTTCCACAAATTGATATTACAGAAGGTGTAAGTCTCCATATTATTTCCCCAGAACCTATCCAGTTTGTGGATTTATCAACCGCTAATCTTACCGGAGATTTACCTGCAGAAAACATTGCAAGAGTCAAAATTACAGATGAACCTGAAAAAGGGTCAGAAGCAAATAATAAAGTAATTGATAAAAATAATTTGGGAATCATTACGATTGTTTGCCAATCTTTTATGGTACAATACAAAGTAAATTATTTGAATTACAAAAAAGATGCAGTTGCCAATATCCAAATTCAGCCAGAAGATATGCAGCCACTTGAATTTCCAAAAATGGCTTTTTCAAAAATAGAACTCCACAAATTTTCTTTGGATATTATTAGGAATAAAAAAATAAATAAACCTATTAGGGAAGCGAAGGATTTAAAATTAACCATGCAGATCAATAATGTATATGTGGTGAATGATTACATCTTTTTGGATATGACTTTTTCAAATTCTTCCAATTTAGGTTATGACATTGATGGTCTTAATTTTTCAGTGGAGGATAAAAAAATCTATAAAGCAACCAACAATCAAAGCATTGAAATTAAACCAGTTTTTCAATTATTTAATCAAAAACAGTTTAAGAAAAATTACCGAAATATTTACGTTTTCAAAAAATTCACTTATCCTAATAGTAAAGTTTTGAAAATTCGCTTAATAGAGGAACAATTATCTGGAAGAACAATTGAAATGACCGTCAAGTATTCGGATATTTTAAATGCTGATACTTTTTAA
- a CDS encoding conjugative transposon protein TraM, which produces MDIKKLNFKQAKYIFPLILFPVIMVFGFVGTKFNDKNKDNEVSKNQELSLSLGETQDSILSKNAAYDEFFSKGDGRTMLDGIDKEDDSLQNYSDNLDNRQKRYIDSIKMVRSLNSNSSGDLGRKSYYDGKNDDRDFQRSADMVRMLNEGSGGKGNAYENPQSSSNSGRQEKENDPVKMLKKQMLMMDSLEKARDPEYQTALAAEQKLKKNKEKMEAFLNSTLRVNKSSLNPSFNSISKKQENNFIKAVIDENLKGFLGSRIRFRLLEDIVVGKHSIPKGTILFGQISGFTLQRVNLNVISILNNGEILPINLTIFDNDGMQGLYVPQSDFREMLREMGSNSVQGTQLDSGGEGFFTSMMSGLFSSTSQTISNIIRKNKAKLKYNSYIFLINEKELKKNEIED; this is translated from the coding sequence ATGGACATTAAAAAACTCAATTTTAAACAAGCAAAATATATTTTTCCATTGATTCTATTTCCTGTGATTATGGTTTTTGGATTTGTAGGGACGAAATTTAATGATAAAAACAAAGATAATGAAGTATCTAAAAATCAAGAATTATCGCTCTCATTAGGCGAAACTCAAGATTCAATTCTTTCAAAAAATGCTGCTTATGACGAATTTTTTTCAAAGGGAGACGGCAGAACAATGCTTGATGGAATTGATAAAGAAGATGACAGTCTTCAGAATTATTCTGATAATCTCGATAACCGCCAAAAACGATACATCGATTCCATCAAAATGGTAAGAAGTCTCAACTCTAATAGCTCCGGAGACTTAGGTAGAAAATCTTATTATGATGGAAAAAATGATGATCGAGATTTTCAACGTTCTGCTGATATGGTGCGAATGCTCAATGAGGGAAGCGGTGGTAAAGGAAATGCTTATGAAAACCCTCAAAGTAGTTCCAATTCCGGAAGACAGGAAAAAGAAAATGATCCTGTGAAAATGTTGAAAAAGCAGATGTTGATGATGGATTCTTTGGAAAAAGCAAGAGATCCCGAATATCAAACAGCGTTAGCAGCAGAGCAGAAATTAAAAAAGAACAAAGAAAAAATGGAAGCTTTTTTAAATTCTACGCTTCGGGTAAATAAATCATCATTGAATCCAAGTTTTAATTCAATCTCAAAAAAACAAGAAAATAATTTTATCAAAGCGGTGATTGATGAAAATTTAAAAGGTTTTCTCGGAAGCAGAATCCGGTTCCGATTATTAGAAGATATTGTTGTAGGAAAACACAGCATCCCGAAAGGAACAATTTTATTCGGTCAAATATCCGGATTTACCTTACAGCGAGTAAACCTGAATGTTATTTCAATTTTAAATAATGGAGAAATCCTCCCAATAAATCTCACAATATTTGATAATGATGGAATGCAGGGATTATATGTTCCACAAAGCGACTTCCGGGAAATGCTTCGGGAAATGGGAAGCAATTCTGTACAAGGAACCCAACTCGATAGCGGTGGCGAAGGTTTTTTCACAAGCATGATGTCTGGGTTGTTTAGTTCTACTTCACAAACTATTTCAAATATCATCAGAAAAAACAAAGCAAAGCTAAAATACAATTCTTACATCTTCCTTATTAACGAAAAAGAACTTAAAAAAAATGAAATCGAAGATTAA
- the traK gene encoding conjugative transposon protein TraK: MLVKNIEQKIKINKAVSIVAILFAVIIVIAGFVMAYKMVEDSRKSLYVIDNGVPVLVKQTDELLNRPVEYKSQIELFHRLFFTLAPDDQYIKENVQKSLYLIDDSGKKEYTNLKEKGFYNQIISGNSIVTVRADSIKLDLPNKKFTYYGTQSINRKTTLIIRKLITEGNFEDMIRSPNNPHGVLLTNWRILDNTELFNKSKNY, from the coding sequence ATGCTCGTTAAAAATATAGAACAAAAAATAAAAATCAACAAAGCGGTTTCAATTGTAGCAATTCTGTTTGCGGTAATAATTGTAATTGCTGGTTTTGTAATGGCTTATAAAATGGTAGAAGATTCCAGAAAATCATTGTATGTAATTGATAATGGTGTTCCGGTTTTGGTTAAACAAACCGATGAACTTTTGAATAGACCAGTAGAGTATAAATCTCAAATTGAACTTTTTCACCGTCTATTTTTCACACTCGCACCTGATGATCAGTACATCAAAGAAAATGTTCAAAAATCATTGTATTTAATTGATGATAGTGGAAAAAAAGAATACACCAATTTAAAGGAAAAGGGATTTTACAATCAAATCATATCCGGAAATTCTATTGTAACCGTTCGTGCTGATTCAATAAAGTTAGATCTTCCCAATAAAAAATTTACTTATTACGGAACGCAGTCAATTAATAGGAAAACCACTCTTATCATTCGGAAATTGATTACTGAAGGAAATTTTGAGGATATGATAAGAAGTCCAAATAATCCTCATGGAGTATTATTAACCAACTGGAGAATTTTAGACAATACAGAACTGTTTAATAAATCAAAAAATTATTAG
- a CDS encoding TraG family conjugative transposon ATPase, with protein sequence MSLKKKIFDIPFIGYDYGQDNNWTFDVLIGQYGNPIIGIQINNIVEQYSADPYSYEHFHTILNQVVAIIGENHVVQKIDIFSKQKYVADQEKEFLQQKYSEHFDGRIYKTIDTILLFSEHVDHSKKKKAYTFSEKSYKILRDKCQKIFMLLDQNNCEPKFLKEKDFDYYMNGILSMKFSETPTFNNIKSTNEYLQIGNQYVKTISFVDIEKIELPSEIETYSTLGGNGTASDTAVDNFSFINELEEYRTIVYNQIISIPHQSAKHRELEKKKKKHEGVANNSPSNAIVANEIDELLHNVAMDGQLIVDAHFSIAYSADSLAQMEETQSLIENKLFMKGIIVSQNSYNQLELFRCCLPGNAVELKDYDLFTTTSEAALCFFFKESYPVNEDSNFYLRFTDRQGVPLKVDPSDLPMKTGRINNRNKFVLGPSGSGKSFLMNNIIEQYLTYNYDVVIVDTGDSYSGTCAYKGGRYIQYTEEKPITMNPFLMSKEEFNIEKIEFLANLIFLIWQGADGTISSTQKSILDNALMSYYHQFFNGGTNWHDGKDSDELFHFLKKYNIHEEDIYADYENEIKDAQNFYDILEIPFDATAEEIREKGRKLISIYHPDKNTNNPNYDANKFFQVFEAYETLSDENNRKVYNETQLIIAKAKNIIKRPETKDEWNESLRTAIVKRIVDLEEKLSVPELSFNTFYDFCDQFLPIYLNNKKHPIDEKEFKLRTFLFVLKDFYKGGRYGTTLNESADNTLFYEPFIVFEIDNVKDNPKLFPIVTLIIMDTFIQKMRLRKDRRKALIIEEAWKAIASKLMGGYILYLYKTVRKFWGEAIVVTQELGDIIGNTVVKDSIINNSDTFILLDQTKFKDNFEEISSLLSLNKVEQNKIFTINNLDNKYGRSRFKEFYLKRGSKGEVYGNEVSLEQYLTYTTEKPEKTAIEYYVKESENYDDALQLFVKDFKKLNDKMENMVSLINLYQKPLDKIAVNYYQSMRHKYKDQNVLKIIGNEMQDRNLSFSELINAKNYEHEKI encoded by the coding sequence ATGAGTTTAAAGAAAAAAATATTTGATATTCCCTTTATTGGTTATGATTATGGTCAAGATAATAACTGGACTTTCGATGTATTGATCGGTCAATATGGAAATCCTATTATTGGAATTCAAATTAATAATATCGTTGAGCAATATTCTGCTGATCCTTACTCTTATGAACATTTTCACACCATCCTTAACCAGGTTGTTGCCATAATAGGTGAAAATCATGTGGTTCAGAAAATTGATATTTTCAGTAAACAAAAATATGTTGCTGACCAAGAAAAAGAATTTTTACAACAAAAATATTCCGAACATTTCGATGGAAGAATTTACAAAACAATTGATACCATTCTCTTATTTTCAGAACATGTAGATCATAGTAAAAAGAAAAAAGCATACACCTTTTCAGAAAAATCCTACAAAATATTAAGAGATAAGTGCCAAAAAATTTTCATGTTACTTGACCAAAACAATTGTGAGCCAAAGTTTCTTAAAGAAAAAGACTTTGATTATTACATGAATGGAATTTTATCAATGAAATTTTCTGAAACTCCAACATTTAACAATATTAAATCCACGAATGAGTATTTACAAATTGGTAATCAATATGTAAAAACAATCAGTTTTGTAGATATTGAAAAAATAGAACTTCCTTCAGAAATTGAAACGTATTCAACTTTAGGCGGAAATGGAACTGCTTCAGATACCGCCGTTGATAATTTCTCATTTATCAATGAACTGGAAGAATATAGAACAATAGTTTATAATCAAATTATTTCTATTCCTCATCAATCGGCTAAACACCGGGAATTAGAAAAAAAGAAAAAGAAACACGAAGGGGTAGCAAATAATTCTCCGTCAAATGCCATCGTAGCAAATGAAATTGATGAATTGTTACATAATGTGGCAATGGATGGTCAATTGATTGTAGATGCTCATTTTTCAATCGCATATTCGGCAGATTCCTTAGCACAAATGGAAGAAACCCAATCGTTAATTGAAAACAAACTTTTTATGAAAGGAATCATTGTTTCGCAAAATTCCTATAACCAACTCGAACTTTTTCGATGTTGCCTTCCCGGAAATGCAGTCGAACTAAAAGACTATGATTTATTTACAACAACAAGCGAAGCTGCCTTGTGTTTTTTTTTTAAAGAGAGTTACCCGGTAAACGAAGATTCTAATTTTTACTTACGATTTACCGATAGACAGGGTGTTCCTTTAAAAGTTGACCCCTCTGATTTACCAATGAAAACAGGAAGAATAAATAACAGAAATAAATTTGTTCTCGGACCATCAGGTTCCGGTAAATCTTTCTTGATGAATAATATTATCGAACAATACCTGACTTATAATTATGATGTAGTGATTGTAGATACCGGAGATTCTTATTCCGGAACCTGTGCTTATAAAGGTGGAAGATATATTCAATATACAGAAGAGAAACCAATTACCATGAATCCTTTTTTAATGAGTAAAGAAGAATTTAATATTGAAAAAATCGAGTTTTTAGCCAATCTCATATTTTTAATTTGGCAAGGTGCAGATGGCACAATAAGTTCTACTCAAAAATCAATTCTTGACAATGCGTTGATGTCTTATTATCATCAATTTTTCAATGGTGGTACCAATTGGCATGATGGAAAGGATTCAGATGAATTATTCCATTTTCTTAAAAAATACAACATTCACGAAGAGGATATTTATGCTGATTATGAAAATGAAATAAAGGATGCGCAAAATTTTTATGATATTTTGGAAATTCCATTTGATGCAACAGCAGAAGAAATCAGAGAGAAAGGAAGAAAATTGATAAGCATTTATCATCCCGATAAAAACACGAACAACCCAAATTATGATGCCAACAAATTCTTTCAAGTATTTGAGGCTTATGAAACTTTAAGTGATGAAAACAATCGCAAGGTTTACAATGAGACCCAGCTAATCATTGCTAAAGCGAAAAACATTATAAAACGACCGGAAACTAAAGATGAGTGGAATGAATCTTTGCGAACCGCTATTGTAAAAAGAATTGTTGATCTCGAAGAAAAGCTTTCGGTTCCGGAACTTTCATTCAATACATTTTACGATTTCTGTGACCAGTTTTTGCCCATTTATCTCAATAATAAAAAACACCCGATTGATGAAAAAGAATTCAAACTTAGAACATTTCTTTTCGTTTTAAAAGATTTTTACAAAGGTGGAAGATACGGTACAACGCTCAACGAAAGTGCAGATAATACCTTATTCTATGAACCATTTATCGTATTTGAAATTGATAATGTAAAGGACAACCCGAAACTCTTTCCGATTGTAACACTCATTATTATGGACACGTTCATCCAAAAAATGCGTTTGCGAAAAGATCGTAGGAAAGCCTTAATTATTGAAGAGGCTTGGAAAGCAATTGCTTCAAAACTAATGGGAGGTTATATTCTGTATCTCTACAAAACGGTAAGAAAATTTTGGGGTGAAGCGATTGTAGTAACGCAGGAACTCGGAGACATTATCGGAAATACAGTTGTAAAAGATTCTATCATCAATAACTCCGACACTTTCATTTTGTTGGATCAGACTAAGTTCAAAGATAATTTCGAAGAAATTTCCTCCTTACTTTCTCTCAATAAAGTAGAGCAAAATAAAATTTTCACCATCAATAATCTCGACAATAAATATGGGAGAAGCCGATTCAAAGAATTTTATCTGAAGCGAGGTTCCAAAGGTGAAGTCTATGGTAATGAAGTTTCGTTAGAGCAATATTTAACCTATACCACAGAAAAGCCGGAGAAAACAGCGATTGAATATTATGTGAAAGAATCTGAAAACTACGATGATGCTTTGCAGCTTTTTGTAAAAGACTTCAAAAAACTCAATGATAAAATGGAAAACATGGTTTCCCTGATTAATCTCTATCAAAAACCATTGGATAAAATAGCAGTTAATTATTATCAATCCATGAGACATAAGTATAAAGACCAAAATGTTTTGAAAATCATAGGAAATGAAATGCAGGATCGAAATTTAAGTTTTAGTGAATTAATTAACGCCAAAAACTACGAACATGAAAAAATATAG
- a CDS encoding DUF4133 domain-containing protein, translating into MKKPLVFFGLKDKYIYYAMGFAVGGFMTVAIMSSLIGGWGLLVGAAVGGIGIWMSYKTQDTKGLHNKTKNDEELHIISVQIKNAKFLQKNKS; encoded by the coding sequence TTGAAAAAACCCCTTGTTTTTTTCGGATTAAAAGACAAATACATCTATTACGCTATGGGTTTTGCAGTCGGAGGTTTTATGACAGTAGCTATTATGTCTTCTTTAATTGGAGGTTGGGGATTGCTTGTAGGAGCAGCAGTCGGCGGAATAGGAATTTGGATGAGTTATAAAACTCAGGATACAAAAGGACTTCACAATAAAACAAAGAACGATGAAGAACTGCATATCATTTCTGTACAAATTAAAAATGCAAAATTTTTACAAAAAAATAAATCATGA
- a CDS encoding DUF4134 domain-containing protein, translated as MNQKSKKHNLMKKAFTALIVLSALTPVFAQSGGSAALSNAASTLSGYMADLKLLIYAIAAIVGTVGGIRIYNKWTNGDQDINKEIVGWGGACVFLLIVPTFIAAMF; from the coding sequence ATGAATCAAAAAAGCAAAAAACACAATTTAATGAAAAAGGCGTTCACTGCATTGATCGTGCTTTCAGCGTTAACTCCGGTATTTGCACAATCGGGTGGAAGTGCCGCATTATCAAATGCCGCATCAACATTATCTGGCTACATGGCAGATCTTAAACTTCTTATTTATGCTATTGCAGCTATTGTAGGAACCGTTGGAGGAATCAGGATTTACAACAAGTGGACAAACGGCGACCAAGACATCAACAAGGAAATTGTTGGTTGGGGTGGAGCTTGTGTTTTCCTATTGATCGTTCCAACATTTATTGCTGCAATGTTCTAA
- a CDS encoding ParA family protein, which produces MIITFGTQKGGTGKTTLAISFANYISGLSQRKIKVFDFDYQKSFYHKWKEDELLDIPKLYDVQIIGEEEEQPFSDFETLINLKESEEINLFDLAGALDAKYSDLLIYSDFIVIPFEYSDVSAKSTLVFVNFLGLLESQAERVFIRSKYDKGYKYLNQQGMDEEITKYGMLLKSPVFKRNCLQSIDTRKLTYEQKYAVKNSFNEFIAYINETLQITI; this is translated from the coding sequence ATGATTATCACATTTGGAACACAGAAAGGAGGAACTGGTAAAACAACGCTTGCAATCTCCTTTGCCAATTATATTTCGGGATTATCTCAAAGGAAAATCAAGGTTTTCGATTTTGATTATCAGAAATCATTTTATCATAAATGGAAAGAAGATGAATTGTTGGATATTCCGAAGTTGTACGATGTGCAGATAATAGGAGAGGAGGAAGAACAACCATTTTCAGATTTTGAAACTCTAATCAATTTAAAAGAAAGTGAAGAAATTAACTTGTTTGATTTGGCAGGAGCTCTTGATGCGAAATACAGCGATTTGTTGATTTATAGTGATTTCATCGTCATACCATTTGAATATTCTGATGTGTCAGCAAAATCAACTTTAGTTTTTGTGAATTTTTTAGGACTTCTGGAAAGTCAGGCAGAAAGAGTATTCATTCGATCAAAATATGACAAAGGCTACAAATACCTAAATCAACAAGGAATGGATGAAGAAATTACAAAATACGGAATGCTTCTTAAAAGTCCTGTTTTCAAGAGAAATTGCTTACAAAGTATTGATACAAGAAAACTCACTTATGAACAAAAATACGCGGTGAAGAATTCATTTAATGAATTCATTGCTTACATCAATGAAACACTGCAGATTACCATTTAA